A region of the Gemmatimonadota bacterium genome:
AGCTGCTGCAGTGGCTCGGCGCGCTCGATGCCACCGGGGAGATCACGGCGCACGGGGCGCGCATGGCCCAGCTGGCGGCGCACCCGCGCGTGGCGCACATGCTGCTCTCGTCGCGCGAGGGGGGGAGCGGGGACGGGAGACGGGAGACGGGAGACGGGAGTGCGAGCCTGCGGCTCGCGTGCGACCTCGCCGCGTTGGTCGGGGAGCGCGACATCCTGCGCGCGGATGGTCCGCAGCACGATGCCGACCTGCGCACGCGCCTCGAGCTGTTGCGCGCGCTGCGTCGGCGCGAGCGCCTGCCGAGCGACGTCCACGGGATGCGCGTGATTCGTGATGCCGCGAGGCGCGCGCTCGACGAGGCGAACGCCTGGCGGCGCGAGTTGGGGGTCGACGTGCGGCGCGATGGTGGGTCGGGCGCGGCCGGTGCCGAGGATTCCCTGGACGATGCAGGGCGCGTGCTGGCGCTCGCGTACCCCGACCGTGTAGCCCAACGACGCGATGCCGGCGCCGGACGCTATCTCCTGCGCAACGGCACGGGGGCGATGCTGCGTGACTCGCCGGCGCTGGCCCAGGCCGAGTACGTGGTGGTGGCCGAGTCGGACGGGCGGCGCCCGGAGAGCGCGATCTACCTCGCCGCGCCACTCACGCTGGACGACGTGCGCCGCGACTTCGGCGACGACATCAGCATCGACGATCAGGTCGCCTGGGACGACGACGCGAAGGTGGTGCGCGCCGTGCGCGTGGAGCGGTTGGGCGCGATCACGCTGCGCGAGGTGGCGCTGCGCGACCCGTCTCCTCCCCTGCTGGCGCGCGCGCTCCTCGACGCCGTGCGGCGCTCATCGTTGCAGCTCCTCCCGTGGGGCGACGGTGCCCGGCGACTGCGCGAGCGTCTGGCCTTCGTGCACGCGCACGACGCCACGTGGCCCGACGTGGGCGACGCGGCGCTGCTGGCGTCGCTCGACGACTGGCTGGCGCCGCACCTGGAGGGGATGCGTCGCGCGAGCGACCTCGCCGCCCTCGACCTGTCGTCGCTCCTGCTGGGGCGCCTGAGCTGGCAGCAGCGGAGCGCGCTCGACACGCTGGCCCCGAGTCATCTCGAGGTCCCGACCGGGAGCCGGATCGCGGTGGACTACGGCGATCCGGCGTCGCCCGTGCTCGCCGTGCGGTTGCAGGAGATGTTCGGCTGCCGGGAGACGCCGCGCGTGTTGGGGGGGCGAATTCCCGTCACGTTGCACCTGCTCTCCCCCGCGCACCGTCCACTGCAGGTCACGCGCGACCTGGCTGGCTTCTGGCGCTCGTCGTACAAGGACGTGCAGAAGGAGATGAAGGGGCGGTACCCGCGGCACCCGTGGCCGGACGACCCGATGGCGGCAGAGCCGACGCGGCGGGCGAAGCCCAGGAGCTAGCCCAACGCGTCGGGCACGGACGTGCAAACGGCGCCTGACGGCGCCGTTTGCATGCAACGAGTCCATCCGCGCCACTCCACTACTGGATCACGATGTACCGCTCGAGCCGGGAGACTTCGCCCGGCTTCACGTACTTCCCCATCTCGCGCCGGAACTG
Encoded here:
- the hrpB gene encoding ATP-dependent helicase HrpB translates to MSLPPLPILEAIPALQGALERHSCAVLQAPPGAGKTTVVPLALRGAAWLQGAKILMLEPRRLAARAAAHRMAQLLGEPLAHSVGYRVRRDTRVGAKTQIEVVTEGVLTRMLNSDPTLEGVGLVIFDEFHERSLHADLGLALVRHSQQLVRDDLRILVMSATLDGEPIARLLGGAPIVTSAGRMFPVEARWLPRRSDQRVEGAMVAAVRLAVRETEGDILAFLPGQGEIHRVADALAESPLGSGVTVHALYGNLPFEQQDRAIAPSPPGHRKVVLATSIAESSLTIEGVRCVVDSGLSRVARFSPAVGMTRLETVRVSRASAEQRAGRAGRLAPGVVYRLWAMEEHAGLVPYTAPEIADADLAPLALELAAAGVRDVGELAWLDAPPPASLARARELLQWLGALDATGEITAHGARMAQLAAHPRVAHMLLSSREGGSGDGRRETGDGSASLRLACDLAALVGERDILRADGPQHDADLRTRLELLRALRRRERLPSDVHGMRVIRDAARRALDEANAWRRELGVDVRRDGGSGAAGAEDSLDDAGRVLALAYPDRVAQRRDAGAGRYLLRNGTGAMLRDSPALAQAEYVVVAESDGRRPESAIYLAAPLTLDDVRRDFGDDISIDDQVAWDDDAKVVRAVRVERLGAITLREVALRDPSPPLLARALLDAVRRSSLQLLPWGDGARRLRERLAFVHAHDATWPDVGDAALLASLDDWLAPHLEGMRRASDLAALDLSSLLLGRLSWQQRSALDTLAPSHLEVPTGSRIAVDYGDPASPVLAVRLQEMFGCRETPRVLGGRIPVTLHLLSPAHRPLQVTRDLAGFWRSSYKDVQKEMKGRYPRHPWPDDPMAAEPTRRAKPRS